Proteins encoded in a region of the Corynebacterium genitalium ATCC 33030 genome:
- a CDS encoding argininosuccinate synthase: protein MTNRVVLAYSGGLDTSVAIPYLAEMTGGEVVAVSLDLGQGGEDMESVRQRALDCGAVESIVVDARDEFAEEYCLPTIKANALYMKQYPLVSAISRPLIVKHLVEAAQEHGGTHVAHGCTGKGNDQVRFEVGFVNQDPDLEIIAPARDYAWTRDKAIEYAEGKDLPIEQSAASPFSIDQNVWGRAVETGFLENLWNPLTKDLYSYTEDPALGNAPDEVIISFESGKPVAIDGRKVTVLEAIEEMNRRAGAQGIGRLDMVEDRLVGIKSREVYEAPGAVALITAHQALEDVTVERELARYKRLIDARWSEEVYDGLWFAPLKRSLDAFIESTQQHVTGDIRMVLHAGTATVNGRRSNHSLYDFNLATYDTGDTFDQSHAKGFVKLHGLSSEIANKRDRAAANATAQES, encoded by the coding sequence ATGACTAACCGTGTTGTTCTCGCGTACTCCGGTGGACTGGACACCTCTGTGGCCATCCCGTACCTGGCAGAGATGACTGGTGGTGAAGTCGTCGCCGTCTCCCTCGACCTGGGGCAGGGTGGAGAGGACATGGAGTCGGTGCGTCAGCGCGCGCTCGACTGCGGCGCTGTCGAGTCCATTGTGGTGGATGCCCGTGACGAGTTCGCTGAGGAATACTGCCTGCCCACCATCAAGGCGAACGCGCTGTACATGAAGCAGTATCCGCTGGTGTCCGCGATTTCGCGCCCGCTCATTGTGAAGCACCTCGTGGAGGCCGCGCAGGAGCACGGCGGCACGCACGTCGCCCACGGTTGCACCGGTAAGGGCAACGACCAGGTTCGCTTCGAGGTCGGATTCGTCAACCAGGACCCGGACCTGGAGATCATTGCCCCGGCCCGCGACTACGCATGGACCCGCGACAAGGCCATTGAGTACGCCGAGGGCAAGGACCTGCCGATCGAGCAGTCCGCTGCGTCTCCGTTCTCCATTGATCAGAACGTGTGGGGCCGTGCCGTGGAGACCGGTTTCCTGGAGAACCTGTGGAACCCGCTGACCAAGGACCTGTACTCCTACACTGAGGACCCGGCGCTGGGTAATGCTCCGGACGAGGTCATCATCTCCTTCGAATCCGGTAAGCCGGTGGCTATCGACGGCCGCAAGGTGACCGTGCTGGAGGCCATCGAGGAGATGAACCGCCGCGCCGGTGCACAAGGTATCGGTCGCTTGGACATGGTGGAGGACCGCCTGGTGGGCATCAAGTCCCGCGAGGTGTACGAGGCACCGGGTGCAGTCGCACTGATCACCGCGCACCAGGCGCTCGAAGACGTCACCGTCGAGCGCGAGCTCGCGCGTTACAAGAGGCTTATCGACGCTCGCTGGTCCGAAGAAGTCTACGACGGCCTCTGGTTTGCACCGCTGAAGCGCTCCCTCGACGCCTTCATCGAGTCCACCCAGCAGCACGTCACCGGCGACATTCGCATGGTTCTGCACGCTGGCACCGCCACGGTCAACGGCCGTCGTTCCAACCACTCCCTGTACGACTTCAACCTGGCTACCTACGACACCGGCGACACCTTCGACCAGTCCCACGCCAAGGGTTTCGTGAAGCTGCACGGCCTGTCTTCTGAGATTGCCAACAAGCGCGACAGGGCAGCCGCTAACGCAACTGCCCAGGAGTCCTAA
- a CDS encoding arginine repressor, with protein MSAPNSRTARQAKILAILDHTRVSSQVQLSELLLDEGIDITQATLSRDLDELGARKVRPSGGGRSYYAVGEAAQSFQASPKGPRDKLRRMLAELVVSVDYTGNIAVLRTPAGAAQYLASYIDRVALEKVVGTIAGDDTIFVLAREPLSGRQLAEEFMGDRVDGAEDAEE; from the coding sequence ATGAGCGCACCGAATTCGCGTACCGCGCGCCAGGCGAAGATCCTGGCGATTCTCGATCACACCCGGGTGTCCTCGCAAGTGCAGCTGTCCGAGCTGCTCCTGGATGAGGGCATCGATATCACCCAGGCCACTTTGTCGCGCGACCTCGACGAGCTTGGAGCGCGGAAGGTGCGACCGTCGGGCGGCGGGCGTTCCTACTACGCAGTCGGGGAGGCGGCCCAGTCGTTCCAGGCCTCGCCCAAAGGCCCGCGCGACAAACTCCGCCGGATGCTCGCGGAACTGGTGGTGTCTGTCGACTACACCGGCAACATCGCAGTACTGCGCACACCGGCGGGGGCTGCGCAGTACCTGGCCAGCTATATCGACCGGGTCGCGCTGGAGAAAGTCGTCGGCACCATTGCTGGCGACGACACGATCTTCGTGCTGGCACGCGAACCACTCTCCGGCAGGCAACTCGCCGAGGAATTCATGGGCGACCGGGTCGACGGTGCCGAGGACGCTGAAGAGTAG
- the argF gene encoding ornithine carbamoyltransferase, translating to MTTPRHFLADDDVTPAEQAEILALAAEMKRDRYSRRPLEGPQSVAVLFDKTSTRTRFSFMAGIAELGGFPIVAETGNSQMGKGETFQDTGATLSRYVSAIVWRTYAHSNFTEMAEGASVPIINSLSDDLHPCQMLADLQTVIENLCPEEGPAGLRGKHAVYLGDGDNNMANSYMIGFATAGMDITVISPEGFQPRTEFVERARARAAETGATVAVTSDVGAVDGADVVITDTWVSMGMEEDGKDRRTPFLPYQVDAAMMGRASDGAIFLHCLPAYRGSEVAAEVIDGPQSRVFDEAENRLHAQKALLAWLLENQ from the coding sequence GTGACCACACCACGCCACTTCCTAGCCGACGACGATGTGACCCCCGCTGAACAGGCGGAGATTCTGGCTCTCGCGGCCGAGATGAAGCGCGACCGCTATTCCCGCCGCCCGCTCGAGGGGCCGCAATCTGTTGCCGTTCTCTTTGATAAAACGTCGACGCGCACGCGCTTTTCTTTCATGGCGGGCATCGCTGAGCTCGGCGGATTCCCCATCGTCGCCGAGACCGGCAACTCGCAGATGGGCAAAGGTGAGACTTTCCAGGACACTGGCGCGACCTTGTCGCGTTACGTCTCCGCGATCGTGTGGCGCACGTACGCGCACTCGAACTTCACGGAGATGGCAGAGGGGGCGAGTGTGCCGATCATCAATTCGCTTTCCGACGATCTTCACCCCTGCCAAATGTTGGCCGACCTGCAAACAGTCATCGAGAACCTATGCCCGGAGGAAGGCCCGGCGGGCCTTCGGGGTAAGCATGCCGTTTACCTAGGTGATGGCGACAACAACATGGCGAATTCCTACATGATCGGCTTCGCCACCGCTGGGATGGACATCACCGTCATCTCCCCGGAGGGATTCCAGCCGCGCACGGAATTCGTGGAACGCGCACGGGCCCGCGCTGCAGAAACGGGTGCAACGGTCGCCGTCACGTCCGATGTGGGGGCCGTGGATGGTGCTGATGTCGTCATCACCGACACGTGGGTGTCCATGGGCATGGAAGAAGACGGCAAGGACCGCCGCACTCCGTTCCTGCCGTACCAAGTGGATGCAGCGATGATGGGCCGTGCCAGCGACGGCGCGATCTTCCTGCACTGCCTTCCGGCATACCGCGGCAGTGAAGTCGCAGCTGAGGTCATCGACGGCCCTCAGTCGCGCGTGTTCGACGAGGCAGAAAACCGCCTGCACGCGCAGAAAGCGCTGCTTGCCTGGCTGTTGGAGAACCAGTAG
- a CDS encoding acetylornithine transaminase has product MSNQQALGQWTEALMNTYGTPQLPLVSGRGATVRDADGNSYIDMLAGIAVNSLGHAHPRLVEAVDSQFRTLGHISNFFASEPALSVAQSLKERFGDPSAKVFFCNSGAEANETAFKLTRLTGRTRVLAALDGFHGRTMGSLSLTGQPSKQAPFEPLVPGVEFYRYGDIDHLRELVEQNAGNTAAVFLEPIQGETGVIPAPEGFLEAVRQLCDTHGILMVVDEVQTGVGRTGAFFAHTTSGVQPDIVTMAKGLAGGLPIGAVIARGDVADLFTPGSHGTTFGGNPISCAAAQAVLEVVDDQFCAEVRQKGEGLARDVDKLDGVDHVRGCGLMLGVVLDKPVAKEAVQIGLQHGVILNAPTESVLRLTPPLVITGDELRAATDAIATTLEEALSRFASTNGGHQ; this is encoded by the coding sequence GTGAGCAACCAGCAAGCTCTCGGGCAGTGGACCGAGGCGCTGATGAATACCTACGGCACCCCGCAACTGCCGCTGGTCAGCGGCCGCGGCGCCACGGTGCGCGACGCCGACGGCAACAGCTACATCGACATGCTCGCCGGCATCGCAGTGAACTCACTGGGCCACGCCCACCCGAGGCTGGTGGAGGCCGTCGACAGCCAGTTCCGCACGCTCGGCCACATCTCCAACTTCTTCGCCTCCGAACCAGCACTGAGCGTGGCTCAGTCGCTCAAGGAGCGTTTCGGTGATCCGTCTGCAAAAGTCTTCTTCTGCAACTCCGGTGCAGAGGCGAATGAGACTGCGTTCAAACTCACCCGCTTGACCGGCCGCACGCGCGTGCTGGCGGCGCTCGATGGCTTCCACGGCCGCACTATGGGCTCGCTGTCTTTGACCGGCCAGCCAAGCAAGCAAGCGCCCTTCGAGCCGCTCGTGCCTGGGGTGGAGTTCTACCGTTACGGCGACATTGACCACCTGCGCGAACTCGTCGAGCAGAACGCTGGGAACACTGCCGCCGTCTTCCTTGAGCCGATCCAGGGTGAGACCGGTGTCATCCCAGCGCCGGAGGGATTCCTAGAAGCGGTCCGCCAGCTGTGCGATACCCACGGCATCCTCATGGTCGTCGATGAGGTGCAAACCGGCGTCGGACGCACCGGAGCCTTCTTCGCCCACACAACCTCGGGGGTGCAGCCGGACATTGTCACCATGGCCAAGGGGCTGGCCGGCGGGCTACCGATCGGGGCTGTCATCGCGCGGGGTGATGTGGCCGATCTGTTCACGCCCGGTTCCCACGGGACCACCTTCGGAGGCAATCCGATCTCCTGCGCGGCTGCCCAGGCAGTGCTGGAGGTCGTCGACGATCAGTTCTGTGCTGAGGTGAGGCAGAAGGGGGAGGGGTTGGCCCGTGACGTCGATAAGCTTGATGGCGTTGACCACGTGCGTGGTTGCGGATTGATGCTCGGCGTCGTGCTGGACAAGCCCGTGGCCAAAGAGGCCGTGCAGATTGGGCTGCAGCACGGTGTTATTCTCAACGCCCCCACTGAGTCTGTGCTGCGCCTGACCCCGCCGCTGGTGATCACCGGCGACGAACTGCGCGCAGCGACGGACGCGATCGCAACTACGCTGGAGGAAGCACTGTCCCGCTTTGCCAGCACCAACGGAGGACACCAGTGA
- the argB gene encoding acetylglutamate kinase, whose protein sequence is MEPSQLSRALSNQDRAHVLAEALPWLQHFRDKIVVVKYGGNAMIDEDLKSAFAADMVFLRTVGAKPVVVHGGGPQITDMLGRLQLDGGEFVGGFRVTTPEILDVVRMVLFGQVGRDLLGRINSHGPYAVGTSGEDAGLFTAEKRLVEVDGELTDIGLVGEIVDVDPSAVMDIIDAGRIPVVSGIAPGADGNVYNINADSAAGALAAALDAERLVVLTNVEGLYTDWPNKDSLVSKIELEQLDEIMPSLDSGMIPKMEACVTAVRGGVSAAHVIDGRIPHSVLLELFTMGGIGTMVLPDEYDTANYPDGTVFRKDDLQ, encoded by the coding sequence ATGGAACCTTCACAGCTCTCCCGGGCTCTCTCCAATCAGGACCGGGCACACGTGCTCGCCGAAGCTCTGCCGTGGCTGCAGCACTTCCGCGACAAGATCGTCGTGGTCAAGTATGGCGGCAATGCCATGATCGACGAGGACCTGAAGTCCGCCTTCGCCGCTGACATGGTCTTCCTGCGCACCGTGGGGGCGAAGCCCGTCGTCGTGCACGGTGGCGGGCCGCAGATCACCGACATGCTGGGACGTCTGCAGCTCGACGGCGGCGAGTTCGTCGGCGGGTTCCGCGTGACTACACCAGAGATTCTCGATGTGGTGCGCATGGTGCTCTTCGGCCAGGTCGGCCGCGACCTGCTGGGCCGCATCAACTCGCACGGGCCGTACGCGGTGGGCACCTCGGGCGAGGATGCAGGACTGTTCACGGCGGAGAAGCGTCTTGTCGAGGTCGATGGGGAACTGACCGACATCGGTCTCGTCGGTGAGATTGTCGATGTTGACCCGTCTGCAGTGATGGACATTATCGACGCCGGTCGCATCCCAGTCGTTTCCGGCATTGCCCCCGGAGCGGACGGAAACGTCTACAACATCAACGCCGATTCTGCTGCCGGCGCACTCGCTGCCGCGCTCGATGCTGAGCGCCTCGTTGTACTCACCAACGTCGAGGGCCTCTACACCGACTGGCCGAACAAGGACTCGCTCGTGTCCAAGATCGAGCTCGAGCAGCTCGACGAAATCATGCCGTCGCTCGACTCCGGAATGATCCCGAAAATGGAAGCCTGTGTGACCGCTGTGCGTGGGGGCGTCAGCGCCGCCCACGTCATTGACGGACGGATCCCGCATTCCGTGCTGCTGGAGCTGTTCACCATGGGAGGCATTGGCACCATGGTGCTTCCGGACGAATACGACACCGCAAACTATCCCGACGGAACCGTGTTCAGGAAGGATGATCTGCAGTGA
- the argJ gene encoding bifunctional glutamate N-acetyltransferase/amino-acid acetyltransferase ArgJ: MSASEKTGVTAPAGFSAAATTAGIKPSGKPDLALVVNHGPRFDAAAVTTRNKVVASPVKVTRDAMTTGSLAAVVFNSGNANACNGRQGDVDAVEMQSLAAQSIGVAPEDVAVCSTGLIGELMPMDKVRAGIETLGGQLGDNGHEAAVAILTTDTVEKQALVERDGWSIGGMAKGVGMMAPSLATMLVCLTTDADVSAGELDQVLKEASKSTFNTLDIDGATSTNDTVILMASGASGVQPDKSEFAGAIGEICAFLADQLQADAEGVTKRVAVTVEGTADDEQALNAARTIGRDNLFKCAMFGSDPNWGRVLAAVGMADAEMDPDNISVYFNGQPVCEGSTGAPGAREVDLSGIDVDVRVDLGTGGPGTATVRTTDLSYAYVEINSEYST, encoded by the coding sequence ATGAGCGCATCTGAGAAAACGGGTGTGACAGCACCCGCAGGCTTTAGCGCCGCGGCAACGACGGCCGGAATCAAGCCGTCCGGAAAACCCGACCTGGCGCTGGTGGTCAACCATGGCCCGCGCTTTGACGCCGCCGCAGTGACGACCCGCAACAAAGTCGTCGCATCACCGGTGAAGGTCACTCGTGACGCGATGACGACGGGCTCACTGGCCGCCGTGGTGTTCAACTCCGGTAATGCCAACGCCTGCAATGGCCGTCAAGGCGATGTGGACGCAGTGGAGATGCAGTCGCTGGCAGCCCAGTCGATCGGCGTAGCACCCGAGGATGTCGCGGTGTGCTCCACGGGCCTGATCGGTGAACTCATGCCCATGGACAAGGTCCGCGCAGGCATCGAAACACTCGGTGGCCAGCTCGGCGACAACGGTCATGAGGCTGCTGTGGCCATTCTGACGACTGACACAGTGGAGAAGCAAGCGCTTGTAGAGCGCGACGGGTGGAGCATCGGCGGCATGGCCAAGGGCGTGGGCATGATGGCCCCGTCGCTGGCGACCATGCTGGTGTGCTTGACTACCGATGCTGATGTGTCTGCGGGGGAGTTGGATCAGGTGCTCAAGGAAGCGTCGAAAAGCACCTTCAATACGCTCGACATTGATGGAGCGACCTCGACCAATGACACTGTCATCCTCATGGCGTCGGGAGCTTCTGGTGTCCAGCCCGACAAGAGCGAATTCGCCGGGGCTATCGGTGAGATCTGCGCTTTTCTGGCTGACCAACTCCAGGCGGACGCTGAGGGTGTGACCAAGCGCGTAGCCGTCACTGTCGAGGGCACTGCCGACGATGAGCAGGCTCTCAACGCCGCACGCACGATCGGACGCGACAACCTGTTCAAGTGCGCCATGTTCGGCTCCGATCCGAACTGGGGCCGCGTGCTCGCCGCGGTGGGCATGGCGGATGCGGAAATGGACCCGGACAACATCAGCGTCTACTTCAACGGCCAGCCGGTCTGCGAGGGCAGCACTGGTGCACCTGGTGCGCGCGAAGTCGACCTCAGCGGCATTGACGTTGACGTGCGCGTTGATCTCGGGACTGGCGGACCCGGAACGGCCACGGTGCGCACCACTGATCTGTCCTACGCCTACGTGGAAATCAACTCGGAGTACTCGACGTAA
- the argC gene encoding N-acetyl-gamma-glutamyl-phosphate reductase, with amino-acid sequence MTDNQGTATGTDTVTVAVAGATGYAGGEILRLLLGHPRYADGTLKIGALTGNSNAGQGVDTLMPHLPQLADRVIEPTSPETLAGHDVVFLGLPHGFSAEIGSALPEETLVLDCAADFRLRNADDWTKYYGGEHAGSWPYGIPEIPGRREEIAAAKRIAVPGCFPTGATLAALPAVAHELVEPRLNVVSITGVSGAGKKANVDLLGAETMGSLKAYNTAGKHRHTPEMVQNLSEVTEKDVKVSFTPVLAPLPRGILTTVTAPLTEGMTEDEARGVYAEYYAGEPFIHLLPKGVQPQTQNVVGSNMCHVQVEVDQDAGMLLATSAIDNLTKGTGGAAVQCMNIALAEMGFNETDGLPRAAVAP; translated from the coding sequence ATGACAGACAACCAGGGCACTGCAACCGGTACTGACACCGTCACCGTGGCTGTTGCCGGCGCCACCGGGTATGCGGGCGGGGAGATCCTCCGCCTGCTGCTCGGACACCCGCGCTATGCCGACGGGACGTTGAAGATCGGGGCGTTGACGGGCAATTCCAATGCAGGTCAGGGCGTCGATACGCTCATGCCGCACCTGCCGCAGCTCGCGGACCGCGTCATTGAGCCGACGTCGCCGGAAACATTGGCCGGCCATGACGTTGTCTTTCTCGGCCTTCCGCACGGATTCTCTGCAGAGATTGGCTCTGCTCTGCCGGAGGAGACCCTCGTGCTTGACTGCGCTGCGGACTTTCGCCTGCGCAATGCCGACGATTGGACAAAATACTACGGCGGCGAACATGCAGGCTCATGGCCGTACGGCATTCCGGAGATCCCGGGTCGCCGCGAGGAGATCGCCGCGGCCAAACGCATTGCGGTCCCGGGCTGCTTCCCGACGGGCGCTACCCTCGCCGCTTTGCCTGCCGTTGCACATGAACTCGTGGAGCCGCGGCTCAACGTCGTCTCCATCACCGGTGTTTCCGGTGCCGGCAAGAAGGCGAATGTTGACCTGCTGGGGGCAGAAACCATGGGATCGCTGAAGGCCTACAACACCGCCGGCAAGCACCGCCACACTCCCGAGATGGTGCAGAACCTGAGCGAGGTCACGGAGAAGGACGTGAAAGTCAGCTTCACGCCGGTGTTGGCACCACTGCCGCGCGGGATTCTCACCACGGTCACTGCTCCTTTGACGGAAGGGATGACCGAGGATGAGGCGCGGGGCGTGTACGCGGAGTACTACGCGGGCGAGCCATTCATCCACCTCCTGCCGAAGGGCGTACAGCCCCAGACACAGAACGTGGTCGGGTCCAACATGTGCCACGTCCAGGTGGAGGTCGATCAGGATGCGGGAATGCTGCTGGCTACCTCGGCGATTGACAACCTGACCAAGGGCACGGGCGGTGCCGCCGTGCAGTGCATGAACATCGCGCTGGCTGAGATGGGGTTCAACGAAACGGACGGACTGCCCCGGGCGGCAGTCGCGCCCTAA
- the pheT gene encoding phenylalanine--tRNA ligase subunit beta codes for MLISQNWLMSLLNNAGNPGWTVSAEELDAGFVRVGFETEGYEPLPEITGPLVVGRVKEIEELTEFKKPIRYCQVDVGRANGTGELQGIICGARNFKEGDLVVVSLPGAVLPGGFEIAARETYGHISNGMMASEAELGFTATSDGIIVLEEGAGEPGQDAREVLGGPDTVFDVNITPDRGYALSARGLGREVASAFDLEYKDLAADPSIAGIDVSDVPAPAGDLIPITLEESTKAQRFGLRMVEGIDPKAQAPFWLKRVLMLGGVRSVNAATDVTNFVMLLTGQPMHAFDADKIAGGLRVHNAQGGEEFETLDHVKRTLTANDVVISDDNGIQSLAAIMGGTTSEISDETTNVYFEAASWDALTVARSARHHKLSSEASRRFERGVDPAIIEISLDIACALLADIAGGTISDKRTLVGDVKDRAPIEMRVSRPSELIGVDYSKETVVRRLEEVGCAVTGDDETLRVTPPTWRTDLNEPVELIEEIVRLEGLDDIPLELPTPRGGRGLSPVQRRRRAVTHALAYSGYVEIIPTPFMPNTVLDTWGLESGDKRRKTVQVQNPLDADYAVLATTLLPTMLEAVGRNVARGRTDLALYSVAQTVFKTADESPMPSVLERPTPEVLEELIGSLPEQHLHAATVAIGNKELEGPWGKGRTYTWADAIESAQIVAKSCGVELDIESAEHLPWHPGRCAQLSVDGSVVGYAGELHPQILEALGLPERTCAMEIDLTALPISENLPAPVLSAFPALHQDIALVVDDDIPAETVRRTLVETAGELLETVELFDVYRSDALGDGKKSLAFGLVFRASDRTLTDEEANEARLAAAEAAAQRLGAQMRA; via the coding sequence ATGCTGATTTCCCAGAACTGGTTGATGTCCCTGCTGAACAACGCCGGCAACCCCGGCTGGACCGTGAGCGCTGAGGAGCTCGACGCCGGTTTCGTGCGCGTGGGTTTTGAGACGGAAGGCTATGAGCCTCTGCCGGAGATCACCGGCCCGCTCGTTGTGGGCCGCGTGAAAGAGATCGAAGAGCTCACGGAGTTCAAGAAGCCGATCCGTTACTGCCAGGTCGACGTTGGCCGGGCCAACGGCACTGGCGAACTGCAGGGCATTATCTGCGGTGCTCGCAACTTCAAGGAGGGCGACCTCGTGGTCGTCTCCCTCCCAGGTGCCGTGCTGCCGGGCGGCTTCGAGATCGCCGCGCGTGAGACCTACGGACACATCTCCAACGGCATGATGGCCTCGGAGGCTGAGCTCGGCTTCACCGCCACGAGCGACGGGATTATCGTCCTCGAGGAGGGTGCCGGCGAGCCCGGCCAGGACGCCCGTGAGGTGCTCGGCGGCCCGGATACGGTCTTCGACGTTAATATCACCCCGGACCGCGGATATGCGCTGTCTGCACGTGGTCTCGGCCGCGAGGTCGCTTCCGCATTCGACCTCGAGTACAAGGACCTTGCCGCAGATCCGTCTATCGCGGGCATCGATGTCAGCGATGTTCCGGCCCCGGCCGGCGATCTCATCCCGATCACTCTTGAGGAGTCCACGAAGGCGCAGCGCTTCGGCCTGCGCATGGTCGAGGGTATTGACCCGAAAGCTCAGGCGCCGTTCTGGCTCAAGCGCGTGCTCATGCTCGGTGGTGTCCGTTCCGTCAACGCCGCGACCGACGTGACCAACTTTGTCATGCTGCTCACCGGCCAGCCAATGCACGCCTTCGACGCTGACAAGATCGCCGGCGGTCTGCGCGTCCACAACGCTCAGGGTGGGGAAGAGTTCGAGACGCTTGATCACGTCAAACGCACCCTCACTGCGAACGATGTGGTCATCTCCGACGACAACGGCATCCAGTCCCTGGCGGCGATCATGGGCGGCACGACATCGGAGATCTCCGACGAGACCACCAATGTCTACTTCGAGGCGGCATCGTGGGACGCGCTCACCGTCGCACGCAGCGCACGCCACCACAAGCTCAGCTCTGAAGCTTCTCGACGTTTCGAGCGCGGCGTTGACCCCGCCATCATCGAAATCTCCCTCGACATTGCCTGCGCACTGCTGGCAGACATCGCTGGCGGAACCATCTCCGACAAGCGCACCCTCGTCGGCGACGTCAAAGACCGCGCGCCGATCGAGATGCGAGTGAGCCGCCCGTCCGAGCTCATCGGTGTCGACTACTCCAAGGAGACAGTCGTACGCCGCCTCGAAGAAGTGGGGTGCGCTGTAACGGGCGACGACGAGACTTTGCGCGTCACCCCACCGACGTGGCGCACTGACCTCAACGAGCCGGTCGAGCTGATCGAGGAGATTGTTCGTCTCGAGGGCTTGGACGATATTCCGCTCGAGCTGCCGACCCCGCGCGGTGGTCGCGGCCTGTCCCCGGTGCAGCGCCGCCGCCGCGCCGTCACGCACGCGCTAGCGTACTCCGGCTATGTGGAGATCATTCCGACGCCGTTCATGCCCAACACGGTTTTGGACACCTGGGGACTCGAGAGTGGCGACAAGCGCCGCAAGACCGTGCAGGTCCAGAACCCGCTTGATGCCGACTACGCCGTACTGGCCACGACGCTGCTGCCGACGATGCTCGAGGCCGTCGGCCGCAACGTCGCTCGGGGCCGCACGGACCTGGCCCTGTACTCGGTCGCGCAGACCGTGTTCAAGACCGCCGACGAATCTCCGATGCCGAGCGTGCTGGAGCGTCCGACTCCGGAGGTGCTTGAGGAGCTCATCGGTTCCCTGCCAGAGCAGCATCTGCACGCCGCTACCGTGGCGATCGGCAACAAGGAGCTTGAGGGCCCCTGGGGCAAGGGTCGTACGTATACGTGGGCGGATGCGATCGAGTCGGCTCAGATCGTCGCTAAGTCCTGCGGTGTGGAACTGGACATCGAGTCTGCCGAACACCTGCCGTGGCACCCCGGACGTTGTGCGCAGCTTTCCGTCGATGGCAGCGTTGTCGGCTACGCGGGTGAACTCCACCCGCAAATTCTCGAAGCCCTCGGTCTGCCCGAGCGCACCTGTGCGATGGAGATCGATCTGACCGCGCTACCGATAAGCGAGAACCTGCCGGCTCCGGTTCTCTCGGCGTTCCCAGCACTGCACCAGGACATTGCGCTCGTTGTCGATGATGACATCCCGGCTGAAACTGTGCGTCGCACGCTCGTCGAGACGGCAGGCGAGCTGCTGGAAACCGTTGAGCTTTTCGACGTCTACCGCTCCGACGCCCTCGGCGACGGTAAGAAGTCGCTCGCATTCGGTTTGGTGTTCCGTGCCTCTGACCGCACTTTGACGGACGAGGAAGCTAATGAGGCTCGCCTGGCTGCTGCGGAAGCGGCTGCTCAACGTCTCGGAGCCCAGATGCGCGCATAA
- the pheS gene encoding phenylalanine--tRNA ligase subunit alpha: MSGKARVNGSVADQSTPTPEIELTEESLNAAADAAIAAFEAAEDLTALQAAKRAHLGEQSPIMQSRKALGTLPKDQRKDAGRFVNMARGRAEKRYSELHTEREAEYREQQLREEKVDVTLPTSRAQAGAMHPITTLSENIADIFIGMGWEVAEGPEVEAEYFNFDALNFIPDHPARTLQDTFYVGSERSRQVMRTHTSPVQVRTMLERDLPIYIACPGRVFRTDELDATHTPVFHQVEGLAVDKGLTMAHLRGTLDHLAKVLFGPETKTRIRTNYFPFTEPSAEVDVWFPNKKGGAGWIEWGGCGMVNPNVLRAVGVDPEVYSGFAFGMGIERTLQFRNGLTDMRDMVEGDVRFTQPFGVQA, from the coding sequence ATGTCTGGAAAGGCGCGGGTGAACGGTAGCGTGGCTGATCAGAGCACTCCCACACCGGAAATCGAACTGACCGAAGAGAGCTTGAATGCCGCTGCGGATGCGGCCATCGCCGCCTTTGAGGCGGCGGAGGATCTCACCGCCCTCCAGGCCGCCAAGCGCGCGCACCTTGGTGAGCAGTCGCCGATCATGCAGTCACGCAAGGCGCTCGGTACTTTGCCCAAGGACCAGCGTAAAGATGCCGGACGGTTCGTGAACATGGCCCGCGGCCGGGCTGAGAAACGCTACAGTGAACTGCACACCGAGCGTGAGGCGGAGTACCGCGAGCAGCAGCTGCGCGAGGAGAAGGTCGATGTCACCCTGCCGACGTCCCGTGCACAGGCCGGTGCAATGCACCCAATTACGACTCTCAGCGAGAACATTGCAGACATCTTCATCGGCATGGGCTGGGAGGTTGCCGAGGGGCCGGAGGTTGAAGCTGAGTACTTCAACTTCGACGCGCTCAACTTCATCCCGGACCACCCGGCGCGCACGCTGCAGGACACGTTCTACGTCGGCAGCGAGCGTTCTCGCCAGGTCATGCGCACGCACACCTCACCGGTACAGGTGCGCACGATGCTCGAGCGTGATCTGCCGATTTATATCGCATGCCCGGGCCGTGTGTTCCGTACGGATGAGCTCGATGCGACGCACACGCCGGTCTTTCACCAGGTGGAGGGGCTCGCCGTCGATAAGGGCCTGACCATGGCGCACCTGCGTGGCACCTTGGATCACCTGGCCAAAGTCCTGTTCGGGCCGGAGACGAAGACGCGCATCCGCACCAATTACTTCCCGTTCACGGAGCCGTCCGCAGAGGTGGATGTGTGGTTCCCGAACAAGAAGGGCGGCGCCGGCTGGATCGAGTGGGGCGGCTGCGGCATGGTCAACCCGAACGTCCTGCGTGCGGTCGGCGTTGACCCGGAAGTCTACTCCGGGTTCGCGTTCGGGATGGGTATTGAGCGTACGCTGCAGTTCCGCAATGGACTGACCGATATGCGCGACATGGTTGAAGGCGACGTGCGGTTCACCCAGCCGTTCGGTGTGCAGGCTTAA